A window of the Juglans microcarpa x Juglans regia isolate MS1-56 chromosome 5D, Jm3101_v1.0, whole genome shotgun sequence genome harbors these coding sequences:
- the LOC121265322 gene encoding glucan endo-1,3-beta-glucosidase 8-like, with the protein MERLWFLNWAFVVWLLGCVCVEGLGVNWGTMATHKLPPDTVVKMLKDNGIKKVKLFDAEQSTMSALAGSDIEVMVAIPNDQLAVMNSYNRAKQWVQRNVTRYLFNGGVNIKYAAVGNEPFLTSYNGSFLNVTLPALQNIQNALNEAGVGDSIKATVPLNADVYNSPETSPYPSAGRFRNDISDLMTQIVQFLSKNNAPFTVNIYPFLSLYGNDDFPVDYAFFDGVSQPVVDSNGIQYTNVFDANFDTLASALKAVGYENMTIIVGEVGWPTEGDKNANIGNAYRFYNGLLPRLAASKGTPLRPGYIEVYLFGLIDEDAKSIAPGNFERHWGVYRYDGQPKFTMDLSGQNQNKLLVPAQNVEYLPNKWCMFNPNAKDLSKLADNINFACTFADCTSLGYGSSCNGLDANGNASYAFNMYFQVQNQNPLACNFQGLAMVTTQNISQGNCNFPIQIVASSSGGCSTVTAVIVTLFLFLLQ; encoded by the exons ATGGAGAGGCTGTGGTTTCTTAACTGGGCTTTTGTTGTGTGGCTCCTCGGTTGTGTTTGTGTTGAAGGTCTTGGTGTGAATTGGGGTACCATGGCAACCCACAAGTTGCCTCCAGACACAGTGGTTAAGATGTTGAAAGACAATGGGATTAAGAAGGTGAAGCTGTTTGATGCAGAGCAGTCTACAATGAGCGCTCTGGCTGGGTCTGATATCGAGGTCATGGTCGCAATTCCCAACGATCAGCTGGCGGTGATGAACAGCTACAATCGTGCTAAGCAATGGGTCCAGAGAAACGTCACCCGCTATCTGTTCAATGGAGGAGTTAACATCAA ATATGCAGCAGTTGGCAATGAGCCTTTCCTGACATCCTACAATGGCTCATTCTTGAATGTCACCCTCCCAGCACTTCAGAACATTCAGAATGCCCTTAATGAAGCTGGTGTCGGAGACTCCATAAAGGCCACTGTTCCTTTAAATGCCGATGTGTACAATTCACCAGAGACCAGTCCCTATCCATCTGCCGGGAGGTTCCGGAATGATATTAGTGACCTAATGACCCAGATTGTCCAGTTTCTAAGCAAGAACAATGCCCCTTTCACAGTAAACATTTACCCTTTCCTAAGTCTTTATGGCAATGACGACTTCCCTGTTGACTATGCCTTCTTTGATGGGGTAAGCCAGCCCGTCGTTGATAGTAATGGGATTCAGTACACAAATGTTTTTGATGCCAACTTTGACACCTTGGCGTCTGCTCTTAAAGCTGTTGGATATGAGAACATGACCATTATTGTAGGCGAGGTGGGGTGGCCTACAGAGGGGGACAAGAACGCCAATATAGGCAATGCTTATAGATTTTATAACGGGCTTTTACCGAGACTTGCAGCCAGTAAGGGCACCCCATTGCGGCCTGGATATATAGAAGTTTACTTGTTTGGTCTTATAGATGAGGATGCCAAGAGCATTGCTCCGGGAAATTTTGAGCGCCACTGGGGAGTTTATAGGTATGATGGGCAGCCCAAATTTACGATGGATCTTTCTGGTCAGAATCAAAATAAACTTCTTGTGCCTGCACAAAATGTGGAATATCTCCCTAACAAATGGTGTATGTTTAACCCCAATGCCAAGGATCTGAGCAAGCTTGCAGATAACATAAACTTTGCTTGCACCTTCGCAGACTGCACATCACTCGGATATGGTTCCTCCTGTAACGGCTTGGATGCTAATGGGAATGCGTCTTATGCATTTAATATGTATTTCCAGGTACAGAATCAGAACCCATTGGCTTGCAATTTTCAAGGTTTGGCCATGGTGACTACACAGAATATCTCGCAAGGGAACTGCAATTTTCCCATTCAGATAGTTGCGTCTTCTTCTGGGGGGTGCTCAACGGTGACTGCAGTGATTGTAACTCTATTCCTGTTTCTGTTGCAAtag